A single region of the Gossypium arboreum isolate Shixiya-1 chromosome 12, ASM2569848v2, whole genome shotgun sequence genome encodes:
- the LOC108478511 gene encoding calcineurin B-like protein 4 isoform X3, with protein sequence MGCFCLKKVRNKSGYKDPTILASETPFTVNEVKALYDLFKRVSSSIIDDGLIHKEEFQHAVFRNSSKQNLFADRVFDLFDVKHNGVIEFGEFVRSLSVFHPNAPIADKIAFLFRLYDLRQTGYIEGEELKEMLLALLGESELVLSNDMVEMIVEKAMVEADSNGDGKIDEEEWREFVKNNPSVLKNMTLPYLNFVLNNEAEIVGNK encoded by the exons ATGGGTTGTTTTTGCTTGAAGAAAGTTAGAAACAAATCTGGGTATAAAGATCCAACCATTCTTGCATCCGAAACACCCT TTACTGTGAATGAAGTAAAAGCTCTTTATGATCTGTTCAAGAGGGTAAGCAGCTCCATAATTGACGATGGTCTTATTCACAAG GAGGAATTCCAGCATGCAGTTTTTAGAAACAGCAGCAAGCAAAATCTCTTTGCAGATAGA GTATTTGATTTATTCGATGTTAAACACAATGGGGTTATTGAATTTGGAGAGTTTGTTCGTTCTTTAAGCGTCTTTCATCCCAACGCTCCAATAGCAGACAAAATTGCAT TCCTATTCAGATTGTACGACCTTCGACAGACTGGTTACATTGAGGGAGAAGAG TTGAAAGAGATGCTATTGGCTCTGCTTGGTGAATCAGAACTCGTACTTTCCAATGACATGGTGGAAATGATTGTGGAAAAG GCAATGGTGGAGGCGGATTCAAACGGGGATGGGAAGATTGATGAAGAAGAATGGAgggaatttgtgaaaaataaccCATCTGTCTTAAAGAACATGACACTTCCATATTTGAA TTTTGTACTCAACAACGAAGCTGAAATCGTTGGGAATAAGTAA
- the LOC108478511 gene encoding calcineurin B-like protein 4 isoform X1 produces the protein MGCFCLKKVRNKSGYKDPTILASETPFTVNEVKALYDLFKRVSSSIIDDGLIHKEEFQHAVFRNSSKQNLFADRVFDLFDVKHNGVIEFGEFVRSLSVFHPNAPIADKIAFLFRLYDLRQTGYIEGEELKEMLLALLGESELVLSNDMVEMIVEKAMVEADSNGDGKIDEEEWREFVKNNPSVLKNMTLPYLKDLTSLAFPSFVLNNEAEIVGNK, from the exons ATGGGTTGTTTTTGCTTGAAGAAAGTTAGAAACAAATCTGGGTATAAAGATCCAACCATTCTTGCATCCGAAACACCCT TTACTGTGAATGAAGTAAAAGCTCTTTATGATCTGTTCAAGAGGGTAAGCAGCTCCATAATTGACGATGGTCTTATTCACAAG GAGGAATTCCAGCATGCAGTTTTTAGAAACAGCAGCAAGCAAAATCTCTTTGCAGATAGA GTATTTGATTTATTCGATGTTAAACACAATGGGGTTATTGAATTTGGAGAGTTTGTTCGTTCTTTAAGCGTCTTTCATCCCAACGCTCCAATAGCAGACAAAATTGCAT TCCTATTCAGATTGTACGACCTTCGACAGACTGGTTACATTGAGGGAGAAGAG TTGAAAGAGATGCTATTGGCTCTGCTTGGTGAATCAGAACTCGTACTTTCCAATGACATGGTGGAAATGATTGTGGAAAAG GCAATGGTGGAGGCGGATTCAAACGGGGATGGGAAGATTGATGAAGAAGAATGGAgggaatttgtgaaaaataaccCATCTGTCTTAAAGAACATGACACTTCCATATTTGAA GGACTTAACCAGCCTTGCATTTCCCAGTTTTGTACTCAACAACGAAGCTGAAATCGTTGGGAATAAGTAA
- the LOC108478511 gene encoding calcineurin B-like protein 4 isoform X2: protein MGCFCLKKVRNKSGYKDPTILASETPFTVNEVKALYDLFKRVSSSIIDDGLIHKEEFQHAVFRNSSKQNLFADRVFDLFDVKHNGVIEFGEFVRSLSVFHPNAPIADKIACILYDLRQTGYIEGEELKEMLLALLGESELVLSNDMVEMIVEKAMVEADSNGDGKIDEEEWREFVKNNPSVLKNMTLPYLKDLTSLAFPSFVLNNEAEIVGNK, encoded by the exons ATGGGTTGTTTTTGCTTGAAGAAAGTTAGAAACAAATCTGGGTATAAAGATCCAACCATTCTTGCATCCGAAACACCCT TTACTGTGAATGAAGTAAAAGCTCTTTATGATCTGTTCAAGAGGGTAAGCAGCTCCATAATTGACGATGGTCTTATTCACAAG GAGGAATTCCAGCATGCAGTTTTTAGAAACAGCAGCAAGCAAAATCTCTTTGCAGATAGA GTATTTGATTTATTCGATGTTAAACACAATGGGGTTATTGAATTTGGAGAGTTTGTTCGTTCTTTAAGCGTCTTTCATCCCAACGCTCCAATAGCAGACAAAATTGCATGTAT ATTGTACGACCTTCGACAGACTGGTTACATTGAGGGAGAAGAG TTGAAAGAGATGCTATTGGCTCTGCTTGGTGAATCAGAACTCGTACTTTCCAATGACATGGTGGAAATGATTGTGGAAAAG GCAATGGTGGAGGCGGATTCAAACGGGGATGGGAAGATTGATGAAGAAGAATGGAgggaatttgtgaaaaataaccCATCTGTCTTAAAGAACATGACACTTCCATATTTGAA GGACTTAACCAGCCTTGCATTTCCCAGTTTTGTACTCAACAACGAAGCTGAAATCGTTGGGAATAAGTAA
- the LOC108477147 gene encoding F-box protein SKIP8-like isoform X1: MEISYNPSIALQSHQSLIIATIVTLLPLLLAVRSLLFRRPHKPNVSPPAPPAGKEETKQATPSCSCNGTSGSEAFLNGDKATPAEEDMVTADVSKVAAERQSGASMMEQLVPEITTHALSYLDYPSLCRLSMTNSLMRKAANDDNAWKALYHKDFTLEQDSITPVNGWKAYYAATRAIMNVNTEFFNIIRNRSLTAMSCFWLNADYVKCVHASGEHFSGYNAVIQSWQLAFNWEQGVDFQVRDVRARVLTDMAWVTMKTFVDMDSGPFNMTNIFEFHHGRWYLVHHHSSVMLLADADMEHQIVHG, translated from the exons ATGGAGATTTCCTATAACCCCTCCATCGCTCTCCAATCCCATCAGTCGTTGATCATAGCCACAATCGTTACCCTCCTTCCCCTACTCCTCGCCGTCCGATCATTATTATTCAGGAGGCCACACAAACCCAACGTCTCCCCTCCCGCCCCGCCAGCCGGGAAAGAAGAGACTAAACAAGCCACACCCTCGTGTTCCTGCAACGGTACTTCTGGTTCCGAGGCTTTCCTTAACGGCGATAAGGCTACTCCGGCGGAGGAGGATATGGTGACGGCGGATGTTTCCAAGGTAGCGGCGGAGAGGCAGAGTGGGGCGTCAATGATGGAGCAGTTGGTGCCGGAGATTACTACGCACGCGCTTAGTTACTTGGATTATCCGAGCCTTTGTCGTCTTTCTATGACTAATTCACTGATGAGAAAGGCAGCCAATGATGATAATGCTTGGAAAGCGCTTTATCACAAG GATTTTACGTTGGAGCAGGATAGCATAACACCGGTTAATGGGTGGAAGGCATACTATGCAGCTACAAGAGCCATAATGAATGTGAATACAGAATTCTTTAACATCATCAGAAATAGGTCTCTTACTGCAATGAGTTGTTTTTGGCTGAATGCGGATTATGTAAAGTGTGTTCACGCATCAGGAGAACATTTTTCAGG GTATAATGCTGTAATACAGAGTTGGCAGCTTGCATTTAATTGGGAGCAAGGGGTTGATTTCCAGGTTAGAGATGTTCGAGCCCGGGTACTGACAGACATGGCTTGGGTCACTATGAAAACCTTTGTTGACATGGATAGTGGACCATTTAACATGACCAACATCTTTGAGTTCCATCATGGACGGTGGTACCTTGTGCATCATCACAGCTCGGTGATGCTGCTTGCTGATGCAGACATGGAACATCAGATTGTTCATGGATAA
- the LOC108477147 gene encoding F-box protein SKIP8-like isoform X2, with translation MEISYNPSIALQSHQSLIIATIVTLLPLLLAVRSLLFRRPHKPNVSPPAPPAGKEETKQATPSCSCNGTSGSEAFLNGDKATPAEEDMVTADVSKVAAERQSGASMMEQLVPEITTHALSYLDYPSLCRLSMTNSLMRKAANDDNAWKALYHKDFTLEQDSITPVNGWKAYYAATRAIMNVNTEFFNIIRNRSLTAMSCFWLNADYVKCVHASGEHFSGFRQASAMDLKF, from the exons ATGGAGATTTCCTATAACCCCTCCATCGCTCTCCAATCCCATCAGTCGTTGATCATAGCCACAATCGTTACCCTCCTTCCCCTACTCCTCGCCGTCCGATCATTATTATTCAGGAGGCCACACAAACCCAACGTCTCCCCTCCCGCCCCGCCAGCCGGGAAAGAAGAGACTAAACAAGCCACACCCTCGTGTTCCTGCAACGGTACTTCTGGTTCCGAGGCTTTCCTTAACGGCGATAAGGCTACTCCGGCGGAGGAGGATATGGTGACGGCGGATGTTTCCAAGGTAGCGGCGGAGAGGCAGAGTGGGGCGTCAATGATGGAGCAGTTGGTGCCGGAGATTACTACGCACGCGCTTAGTTACTTGGATTATCCGAGCCTTTGTCGTCTTTCTATGACTAATTCACTGATGAGAAAGGCAGCCAATGATGATAATGCTTGGAAAGCGCTTTATCACAAG GATTTTACGTTGGAGCAGGATAGCATAACACCGGTTAATGGGTGGAAGGCATACTATGCAGCTACAAGAGCCATAATGAATGTGAATACAGAATTCTTTAACATCATCAGAAATAGGTCTCTTACTGCAATGAGTTGTTTTTGGCTGAATGCGGATTATGTAAAGTGTGTTCACGCATCAGGAGAACATTTTTCAGG TTTTCGTCAGGCTTCTGCAATGGATTTAAAATTTTAG
- the LOC108477147 gene encoding F-box protein SKIP8-like isoform X3 has product MEISYNPSIALQSHQSLIIATIVTLLPLLLAVRSLLFRRPHKPNVSPPAPPAGKEETKQATPSCSCNGTSGSEAFLNGDKATPAEEDMVTADVSKVAAERQSGASMMEQLVPEITTHALSYLDYPSLCRLSMTNSLMRKAANDDNAWKALYHKDFTLEQDSITPVNGWKAYYAATRAIMNVNTEFFNIIRNRSLTAMSCFWLNADYVKCVHASGEHFSGLLQWI; this is encoded by the exons ATGGAGATTTCCTATAACCCCTCCATCGCTCTCCAATCCCATCAGTCGTTGATCATAGCCACAATCGTTACCCTCCTTCCCCTACTCCTCGCCGTCCGATCATTATTATTCAGGAGGCCACACAAACCCAACGTCTCCCCTCCCGCCCCGCCAGCCGGGAAAGAAGAGACTAAACAAGCCACACCCTCGTGTTCCTGCAACGGTACTTCTGGTTCCGAGGCTTTCCTTAACGGCGATAAGGCTACTCCGGCGGAGGAGGATATGGTGACGGCGGATGTTTCCAAGGTAGCGGCGGAGAGGCAGAGTGGGGCGTCAATGATGGAGCAGTTGGTGCCGGAGATTACTACGCACGCGCTTAGTTACTTGGATTATCCGAGCCTTTGTCGTCTTTCTATGACTAATTCACTGATGAGAAAGGCAGCCAATGATGATAATGCTTGGAAAGCGCTTTATCACAAG GATTTTACGTTGGAGCAGGATAGCATAACACCGGTTAATGGGTGGAAGGCATACTATGCAGCTACAAGAGCCATAATGAATGTGAATACAGAATTCTTTAACATCATCAGAAATAGGTCTCTTACTGCAATGAGTTGTTTTTGGCTGAATGCGGATTATGTAAAGTGTGTTCACGCATCAGGAGAACATTTTTCAGG GCTTCTGCAATGGATTTAA